One region of Culex pipiens pallens isolate TS chromosome 2, TS_CPP_V2, whole genome shotgun sequence genomic DNA includes:
- the LOC120414883 gene encoding basement membrane proteoglycan-like, whose product MWRSVVVLFALSASCSGLELQSEESTLLNHLSAVVPHGKRLKLKVENLNHPALRWRFNGRPVSEKCEVAIAQSSSTLSCPDMDWSDAGLYEYEAIAADGRREIVLAVDVKVAECTEELAAKQQQKVEQRVESVQEECFCSGITDRCRKAANLFRNQIVTNDTESDMVDLKISSDTVEESWSEDSEQESWTYYSLPSSQVGNLLKSYGGFFDFPTNDDGIDEDGPDVILKGKYYTLVHHNRRELLSSEVSRSKIEMTEDDWRQLNGEVVTKSVFMTVLGNVKAFYVKCHQFRLAEPQLMVLDSADWMDRGLGVVTTVEECECRTGYKGMSCESCSRGYYRRHAVGVQGICVSIREKWESLKASHSLKHKYA is encoded by the exons ATGTGGCGTTCGGTAGTGGTGCTTTTTGCGCTTTCCGCGAGCTGTTCCGGACTAG AGCTCCAGTCCGAGGAATCAACACTGCTAAACCACCTCAGCGCGGTCGTTCCCCACGGGAAGCGACTCAAGCTGAAGGTAGAGAACCTGAACCATCCGGCCCTACGATGGCGCTTTAACGGGCGTCCGGTGTCGGAAAAATGCGAGGTCGCGATCGCGCAGTCCTCCAGCACGTTGAGCTGTCCGGACATGGACTGGAGCGATGCCGGACTGTACGAGTACGAGGCGATCGCGGCGGATGGGCGACGAGAGATCGTGCTGGCGGTGGACGTTAAGGTGGCAGAGTGTACGGAGGAGCTGGCTGCAAAGCAGCAGCAAAAGGTCGAACAGCGGGTGGAGAGTGTTCAGGAAGAGTGCTTCTGCTCGGGGATTACCGACAGGTGTCGGAAGGCGGCGAATCTGTTTAGGAATCAGATCGTGACGAACGATACCGAGTCGGATATGGTGGATTTGAAGATCTCGAGCGATACCGTTGAGGAGTCGTGGAGTGAGGACTCCGAGCAGGAATCGTGGACGTACTATTCACTGCCGTCGTCGCAGGTTGGGAATCTGTTGAAATCGTACGGAGGGTTCTTTGACTTTCCCACGAACGATGACGGGATCGACGAGGACGGTCCGGATGTGATTCTGAAGGGGAAGTACTACACACTGGTTCATCACAACCGTCGCGAGCTGCTGAGTAGTGAGGTTAGTCGGAGTAAGATTGAGATGACCGAGGACGACTGGCGTCAGCTGAATGGTGAGGTCGTTACGAAGTCGGTGTTCATGACGGTGCTGGGGAACGTGAAGGCTTTCTACGTCAAGTGTCACCAGTTTCGACTAGCGGAACCGCAACTGATGGTTCTGGATAGTGCTGATTGGATGGATCGAGGCTTGGGCGTTGTGACGACCGTTGAAGAGTGCGAGTGTCGCACGGGTTACAAGGGCATGTCATGCGAGAGTTGTTCCAGAGGATACTACCGTCGGCATGCCGTAGGCGTTCAGGGAATCTGCGTGTCGATCAGGGAAAAGTGGGAATCACTAAAAGCTTCCCACAGTTTGAAGCACAAGTACGCCTAG
- the LOC120414885 gene encoding basement membrane proteoglycan-like has translation MFEVLLFGGVNAVPGSESVQYTMAMNDWKMKYAAVMFSNDTQHLNIKSYDKFTLPQTNFTPYYNLPYRFIEYQVGSYDGNLLYEIQVDNASYSKDQPDIILQGYNTTLFYKYKTPLIPGRSNKVVLRLHESNFRHQDGKKASRDDLMIVLAYLNLFLVRMYPTNGTYSPSSTDIVMDSSTDLGYHGLGKMDRIEECRCPHGYRGRSCERCDFGYNRANRYLATGVCMPWEWHREEYYKVSTSTTLRNYHYV, from the exons ATGTTTGAAGTGCTTCTGTTCGGGGGTGTCAACGCTGTGCCAGGCAGCGAATCTGTACAG TATACAATGGCAATGAACGACTGGAAGATGAAATACGCTGCAGTGATGTTCAGTAATGATACCCAACATCTGAACATCAAATCGTACGACAAGTTCACCCTTCCTCAAACGAACTTTACACCGTATTACAATCTGCCTTACCGATTTATAGAGTATCAGGTGGGATCATACGATGGGAATCTACTGTATGAAATCCAGGTGGACAACGCCAGCTATTCAAAAGACCAACCGGACATCATACTTCAAGGTTACAACACAACCCTCTTCTACAAGTACAAAACCCCGTTGATCCCAGGACGCTCCAACAAGGTAGTCCTCCGACTCCACGAGTCCAACTTTCGCCACCAGGACGGGAAAAAGGCATCGCGTGACGATCTGATGATCGTACTGGCCTACCTCAATCTCTTCCTGGTTCGGATGTATCCCACAAATGGAACTTACAGTCCTTCAAGTACGGATATTGTGATGGATTCCTCTACGGACCTGGGATATCATGGGCTGGGGAAGATGGACCGGATTGAGGAGTGTCGGTGTCCTCATGGATATCGGGGGAGGTCCTGCGAGAGGTGTGACTTTGGGTACAATCGAGCGAATCGGTATTTGGCCacgggggtctgtatgcccTGGGAGTGGCATAGGGAGGAGTATTACAAGGTGTCTACGTCGACCACGTTGAGGAACTATCATTATGTTTGA